A single region of the Pseudomonadota bacterium genome encodes:
- a CDS encoding polysaccharide deacetylase family protein, which produces MTESNSSDQHSGGTVLIYHRFGESEYPTTNVSVDRFREQMSFLKENGYKVISLETLASTLAAGKKIPDKSVVITIDDGYLSTYTQAWPILKSFGYPFTVFIYVKAVDRKYRNFITWDQIREMKRAGVDFQEHSYSHNRMADRPSEMNDRQYRNWIRDDLVRSAKIMENELGEKPRYFAIPYGEYNSFVIDEAKKVGYQAIMSQDPGSVSKNTDVFLIPREPILGKDWSGIDHFSKILNRVDLPVADIYPDIVPRQSQSPEKFSARILYPEKYMPGTYGVYVSELGWQQGELQGNVLSVPNHSPLQRRLNRVIVSAREKDTGRMAIRTWLLIQDRPKDIPQD; this is translated from the coding sequence CTATCATCGTTTCGGTGAAAGCGAATATCCCACTACTAATGTATCAGTGGACCGTTTTCGAGAACAGATGAGCTTTCTCAAGGAAAACGGCTATAAAGTCATTTCTCTTGAAACCCTTGCATCAACTCTTGCTGCCGGCAAAAAAATTCCCGACAAAAGTGTGGTCATAACCATTGATGACGGATATTTGAGCACTTATACTCAAGCCTGGCCGATTTTAAAATCATTCGGCTATCCATTCACGGTCTTTATCTATGTAAAGGCGGTTGACAGGAAATACCGAAATTTTATCACCTGGGACCAGATTCGTGAAATGAAGCGGGCAGGGGTGGATTTTCAAGAGCACAGTTATTCTCATAATCGAATGGCCGACAGGCCTTCCGAAATGAATGACCGGCAATACAGGAATTGGATCAGGGATGATCTTGTGCGCAGCGCCAAAATCATGGAAAATGAGCTTGGTGAAAAACCAAGGTATTTTGCCATTCCGTATGGTGAATATAACAGCTTTGTTATTGACGAAGCCAAAAAGGTCGGATACCAGGCGATAATGAGCCAGGATCCTGGTTCGGTCAGCAAGAATACCGACGTGTTTCTGATCCCGAGGGAACCGATTCTCGGAAAAGACTGGTCAGGCATTGATCATTTCAGCAAGATCCTCAACCGGGTGGATTTACCTGTTGCCGATATTTATCCAGATATTGTGCCGCGGCAGTCACAATCCCCTGAAAAATTCAGTGCAAGAATCTTATATCCTGAGAAATACATGCCCGGAACTTATGGGGTTTATGTGAGCGAACTTGGCTGGCAGCAAGGTGAGTTGCAGGGGAATGTCTTGAGTGTCCCCAATCATTCGCCTTTACAACGACGATTGAACCGGGTGATAGTCAGCGCCAGGGAAAAAGACACCGGTCGCATGGCAATCCGAACCTGGCTCCTTATTCAGGACCGTCCCAAGGATATCCCTCAGGACTGA